The following proteins are co-located in the Streptomyces sp. NBC_00435 genome:
- a CDS encoding tyrosine-protein phosphatase, whose translation MTQPIPQSPRTEPVLTGVRNFRDVGGLPTTDGRRVKSGRLFRSGHLAHATETDAEFLRSLGLHTVFDFRNGADKALEGPDVELPGVRNVGIPLSDPAAGGEFWKMVREGDLAQLRELLGGGKGAARMSRSYREMIRTRTAEHSRVLHALAEDSVPALMHCAAGKDRAGLSIAVTLLALGVEREAIVADYLESNAPHNRYRVRRASGTPEARHPEAMELLAPLFDARAPYLTTAFATIDEEWGGVERYFAEGLGLTPETLGRLRDRLLD comes from the coding sequence GTGACCCAGCCGATACCCCAGAGTCCGCGCACGGAGCCGGTACTGACCGGAGTGCGCAACTTCCGCGACGTGGGCGGCCTGCCCACCACGGACGGCAGGCGGGTCAAGTCGGGACGACTGTTCCGAAGCGGACATCTCGCGCATGCCACCGAAACCGACGCGGAGTTCCTCCGCTCGCTCGGCCTGCACACCGTCTTCGACTTCCGCAACGGCGCCGACAAGGCACTGGAGGGCCCGGACGTGGAGCTGCCCGGCGTGCGCAACGTCGGCATTCCGCTGTCGGATCCGGCCGCCGGCGGGGAGTTCTGGAAGATGGTCCGCGAGGGGGACCTGGCCCAGCTCCGCGAGCTCCTGGGCGGGGGCAAGGGTGCCGCACGGATGTCCCGTTCGTACCGGGAGATGATCAGGACCCGTACCGCCGAACACAGCCGGGTCCTGCACGCGCTGGCCGAGGACAGTGTCCCGGCCCTCATGCACTGCGCCGCCGGCAAGGACCGGGCCGGCCTCTCGATCGCCGTCACCCTGCTCGCGCTGGGCGTCGAGCGCGAGGCGATCGTCGCGGACTACCTGGAGTCGAACGCTCCGCACAACCGCTACCGGGTCCGCCGGGCCAGCGGCACCCCGGAGGCCCGTCATCCCGAGGCGATGGAGCTGCTCGCCCCGCTCTTCGACGCCCGCGCCCCGTACCTGACCACGGCCTTCGCGACCATCGACGAGGAGTGGGGCGGCGTGGAGCGCTACTTCGCCGAGGGGCTCGGGCTCACGCCCGAGACCCTCGGCCGGCTCCGTGACCGGCTGCTGGACTGA
- a CDS encoding LysM peptidoglycan-binding domain-containing M23 family metallopeptidase → MPAPGKHRRPKFSPISRGFAVAGTGGAALALPLLGATGAHAGGVPAAAPAAAPVQAPQVPAALQAAPAAPQSAPAVYTVVPGDYLSKIAERQHLTGGWQRLYEDNHAAVGTDPSLIHPGLKLTLGAKGAAPAAESAPAETPEPAGKSASSPSDDSASDESTDSADSANSAESDESADSTESDESADSADSADSSDEAAAGSAPKAPAKQEQAAPATGFVAPVSGGTSTAYRTAGAMWSSGYHTGVDFNASTGTTVKAVGAGTVVSAGWGGAYGNEVVIRHADGKYSQYGHLSQLSVSTGQSVTAGQRIGLSGATGNVTGPHLHFEIRTGPSYGSDIDPLAYLRSKGVSI, encoded by the coding sequence ATGCCCGCACCGGGAAAGCACCGCCGTCCCAAGTTCAGCCCGATATCCCGTGGGTTCGCCGTCGCCGGCACCGGTGGCGCAGCCCTCGCGCTGCCGCTGCTCGGGGCCACCGGAGCCCATGCGGGGGGTGTCCCGGCCGCCGCGCCCGCCGCCGCTCCGGTCCAGGCTCCGCAGGTTCCGGCCGCGCTCCAGGCCGCGCCCGCCGCCCCGCAGAGCGCCCCCGCTGTCTACACCGTGGTGCCGGGCGACTACCTCTCGAAGATCGCCGAGCGCCAGCACCTCACCGGTGGCTGGCAGCGGCTCTACGAGGACAACCATGCGGCCGTGGGCACCGATCCGTCGCTGATCCACCCGGGCCTCAAGCTGACGCTCGGTGCGAAGGGAGCGGCCCCGGCCGCCGAGTCCGCGCCGGCCGAAACGCCGGAGCCTGCCGGGAAGTCCGCTTCCTCCCCTTCTGATGACTCGGCTTCTGACGAATCGACCGATTCTGCCGATTCCGCCAACTCCGCCGAGTCGGACGAATCTGCCGATTCCACGGAATCGGACGAATCTGCCGATTCTGCCGATTCTGCCGACTCCTCCGACGAGGCCGCGGCCGGGTCCGCCCCCAAGGCGCCCGCCAAGCAGGAGCAGGCCGCGCCTGCCACCGGCTTCGTCGCCCCGGTCAGCGGCGGTACCTCCACCGCGTACCGCACTGCGGGGGCCATGTGGTCCAGCGGCTACCACACGGGTGTCGACTTCAACGCGAGCACCGGCACCACCGTCAAGGCGGTCGGCGCCGGCACCGTGGTCTCCGCCGGGTGGGGCGGCGCGTACGGCAACGAGGTCGTCATCCGGCACGCCGACGGCAAGTACAGCCAGTACGGTCACCTCTCCCAGCTGTCCGTCTCCACGGGCCAGAGCGTCACCGCCGGGCAGCGCATCGGGCTCTCCGGCGCCACCGGAAACGTGACCGGCCCGCACCTGCACTTCGAGATCCGTACGGGCCCCTCGTACGGCTCGGACATCGACCCGCTGGCCTACCTCCGGTCCAAGGGCGTCAGCATCTGA